One Candidatus Methylacidithermus pantelleriae genomic window carries:
- a CDS encoding cytochrome c oxidase subunit 3 yields MEIPYTVTARPDTGLWNAKVGIWLFLASEVMLFGGLFSAYIFLRIAAEHWPHGLLNVPIGFFNTVVLITSSITVVLAWAALKMREFRKYQRYIAITVACGCMFLLVKSYEYNEKFHHYGVVLKSGQEITGHLAMPVEEAQKASYLLLYPDSEESKTPLYQLRSVFVHKKEEGEPLRIEKKDIRWWSNFVPKHSTYFAVYFTLTGLHGLHVLGGTLVLAYFWLPGSALYRTNPEHLANRVEVAGLFWHFVDLVWIFLFPLLYLL; encoded by the coding sequence ATGGAGATTCCCTATACCGTTACGGCCCGGCCGGACACGGGGCTGTGGAATGCCAAGGTGGGAATTTGGCTTTTCCTTGCCTCGGAGGTCATGCTTTTTGGAGGTCTTTTTTCGGCCTATATCTTTTTGCGCATCGCAGCGGAACACTGGCCTCATGGTCTTTTGAACGTGCCCATTGGGTTTTTCAACACGGTCGTCCTCATTACTTCCAGTATTACTGTGGTTCTTGCCTGGGCCGCGCTTAAGATGCGCGAGTTTCGGAAATACCAGCGGTACATTGCCATTACCGTGGCCTGTGGCTGTATGTTTCTTCTGGTCAAAAGCTACGAGTACAATGAGAAATTCCACCACTATGGCGTCGTTCTCAAAAGCGGGCAGGAGATTACCGGGCATTTGGCCATGCCGGTCGAGGAGGCACAAAAGGCCAGCTACCTATTGCTCTATCCGGATAGCGAGGAGTCAAAAACCCCTCTTTACCAGCTAAGAAGCGTTTTTGTGCATAAAAAGGAGGAAGGAGAGCCCCTGCGAATTGAAAAGAAGGACATTCGCTGGTGGAGCAATTTTGTGCCAAAACATTCCACCTACTTCGCCGTCTATTTCACCCTGACCGGGCTCCATGGGCTCCATGTTTTGGGAGGAACGCTTGTGCTCGCCTATTTTTGGCTGCCTGGAAGTGCTCTCTACCGGACCAACCCGGAGCACTTGGCCAACCGGGTAGAGGTGGCCGGGCTTTTTTGGCATTTTGTCGACCTGGTGTGGATCTTCCTTTTTCCATTATTGTATCTACTGTAA
- the nrfD gene encoding NrfD/PsrC family molybdoenzyme membrane anchor subunit: MDETAAGFFAREQVPAAGLGEVQEATAVEGTVAGVWEELRPRLVLHGRSFGWLTDRICSIAEEPAPRWWWIATGIFGTLALLMPLCLTYLVSTGVGVWGNNQPVFWAWDITNFVFWIGIGHAGTLISAILYLARQKWRTAVSRASETMTIFAVMCAATFPLFHVGRVWMAWYLFPIPWFNGVWPNFRAALLWDVAAVSTYFTVSLLYWYTGLVPDFATMRDRATKLWKKKLYHILSFGWAGSCREWRHYEMAYLCLAGLSTPLVLSVHSVVSTDFAINILPGWHATIFPPYFVAGAIFGGFAMVLTLLLPLRVAYPQLQDVITLKHIDNMARILLLTGSLVGYSYCMEFFIAWYGANPFERYTFWNRVTGPYWWAWVSMIVCNVIAPQFLWFPKLRSNLWVVFIVANFANVGMWFERFVIIVTSLHRDFLPSSWGMFHPTPIDIGLFTGSVAFFVFMFLLFTRVAPIVALAEVKGVLPEADPHGVPPREGTPAVGVGS, translated from the coding sequence ATGGACGAGACAGCTGCAGGTTTTTTTGCAAGAGAGCAAGTTCCCGCGGCGGGACTTGGGGAGGTCCAAGAGGCTACAGCGGTCGAGGGAACAGTCGCAGGGGTCTGGGAGGAGCTTCGTCCTCGCTTGGTGCTGCATGGGAGAAGCTTTGGGTGGTTGACCGATCGGATTTGCTCGATTGCCGAAGAACCGGCTCCCCGGTGGTGGTGGATTGCCACGGGGATCTTTGGGACTCTTGCCCTCCTTATGCCCCTTTGCTTGACGTACTTGGTCAGTACGGGTGTTGGTGTCTGGGGGAATAATCAACCGGTTTTTTGGGCGTGGGATATTACCAACTTTGTTTTTTGGATCGGAATTGGCCATGCGGGGACTTTGATTTCAGCCATTCTCTACCTGGCGCGTCAAAAATGGCGAACGGCGGTGAGCCGGGCTTCGGAAACGATGACCATTTTTGCCGTCATGTGCGCGGCAACTTTCCCGCTTTTTCACGTCGGGCGGGTCTGGATGGCTTGGTATCTTTTCCCGATCCCCTGGTTTAATGGGGTATGGCCCAATTTTCGAGCTGCTCTGCTTTGGGATGTTGCCGCCGTCAGTACCTATTTTACGGTATCGCTCCTTTACTGGTACACCGGACTCGTTCCAGATTTTGCCACCATGCGGGACCGGGCAACGAAGCTGTGGAAAAAGAAGCTCTATCACATTCTTTCCTTCGGATGGGCAGGGTCCTGCCGGGAATGGCGTCACTACGAGATGGCCTACCTTTGTCTGGCGGGGCTATCGACTCCCTTGGTCTTGTCCGTGCATTCGGTGGTTTCCACCGACTTTGCCATTAACATTTTGCCCGGGTGGCATGCGACCATCTTCCCTCCCTATTTTGTGGCGGGAGCGATATTTGGGGGATTTGCCATGGTGCTCACCCTCCTTTTGCCCCTGCGGGTGGCCTACCCGCAACTCCAAGATGTGATTACACTGAAGCACATTGACAACATGGCAAGGATTCTTCTCTTAACGGGGTCTTTGGTCGGCTATTCGTATTGTATGGAGTTTTTTATCGCTTGGTATGGAGCCAACCCGTTTGAGCGATACACGTTTTGGAACCGTGTGACTGGCCCTTATTGGTGGGCATGGGTAAGCATGATTGTCTGTAATGTGATTGCTCCCCAGTTTCTCTGGTTTCCGAAGCTCCGGTCCAACCTTTGGGTAGTATTTATTGTCGCTAATTTTGCGAACGTAGGAATGTGGTTTGAACGGTTTGTGATCATTGTGACTTCGCTTCACCGGGATTTTCTTCCGTCGTCGTGGGGTATGTTTCATCCGACACCCATTGATATTGGGCTTTTTACCGGCTCGGTGGCGTTTTTTGTCTTCATGTTTTTACTCTTTACCCGTGTGGCGCCGATTGTGGCGCTTGCGGAAGTGAAGGGAGTTTTGCCGGAGGCCGATCCGCATGGGGTACCGCCAAGGGAGGGTACACCTGCCGTGGGGGTGGGCTCGTAA
- the atpC gene encoding ATP synthase F1 subunit epsilon — MASLRLEVVTPEATVFSGEVESVFLPGVEGELGVLPGHTPLLTRLVAGELYFTTGGRVSSLAIGEGFAEVTGRKVAVLTDMAIPEEAIDEARVQEAIARATLALKEKALEGEELATTQAALARSLAQLKVKRRRRGTLSHPGTPASSQG, encoded by the coding sequence ATGGCAAGTCTGCGGCTGGAAGTTGTGACACCGGAAGCAACGGTTTTTTCCGGGGAAGTGGAAAGCGTTTTTCTTCCAGGAGTCGAAGGGGAGCTTGGGGTCCTGCCGGGACACACGCCGCTTCTGACCCGGCTCGTGGCCGGTGAGCTGTATTTCACCACCGGGGGACGTGTTTCCTCCCTAGCTATCGGTGAAGGATTTGCAGAAGTCACGGGAAGGAAAGTTGCGGTGCTTACCGATATGGCCATCCCGGAAGAGGCCATTGACGAGGCACGGGTTCAAGAGGCGATTGCGCGCGCGACCTTAGCCTTGAAGGAAAAAGCGCTCGAAGGAGAGGAACTAGCAACCACCCAAGCGGCATTGGCCCGTTCGCTCGCACAACTCAAGGTAAAGCGCCGGCGTCGAGGTACGCTCTCCCATCCGGGAACACCCGCTTCCTCGCAGGGGTAA
- a CDS encoding cytochrome C oxidase subunit IV family protein: protein MSGDLESIQKHARKCITVFVALLVLTVITVAVSYIPLGTRGNITVALAIAILKASLVALFFMHLIAEEKTIYRFLVFAGTFLLGLFFLIGWSYGDQIVALLR from the coding sequence ATGAGCGGAGATCTTGAGTCCATTCAGAAGCACGCGCGCAAATGTATTACGGTCTTTGTCGCCTTATTGGTTCTTACGGTCATCACGGTCGCTGTTTCCTATATCCCTCTGGGTACCCGAGGGAATATTACGGTGGCACTGGCTATTGCCATTCTCAAAGCTTCTCTGGTAGCCCTTTTCTTTATGCATTTGATTGCGGAAGAAAAAACGATCTATCGCTTTCTTGTCTTCGCGGGTACATTTCTTTTGGGGCTTTTCTTTTTGATCGGGTGGTCCTACGGAGACCAGATCGTGGCGCTACTCCGCTAA
- a CDS encoding c-type cytochrome, translated as MRRFFWLVFAGTLLAVSLLGWRGLKSRKPPVELFPRSIFPGMETQRKVKEQKPSAFFSDGRAARPPVAGTVPVEEPVKEEYFSTGVIGDRWGDGIPVPVDRKLLERGRERYTIYCQVCHGAAGYGDGIATQYGLVGPANYHVDRLRQMPDGEIFHTITKGRGLMLGYGANLPIEDRWAIVAYLRVLQKSQFTRWDELSPEEQKLLKEKP; from the coding sequence GTGAGAAGGTTTTTCTGGTTGGTCTTTGCGGGAACTCTCCTTGCTGTTTCTCTCCTTGGGTGGCGGGGTCTGAAGAGTCGCAAACCTCCTGTGGAGCTTTTCCCTCGATCCATTTTCCCTGGCATGGAAACGCAAAGGAAGGTCAAAGAACAAAAACCTTCGGCCTTCTTTTCGGACGGGCGTGCTGCGCGTCCTCCAGTAGCGGGAACCGTCCCTGTAGAGGAGCCCGTCAAGGAGGAATATTTTTCGACGGGCGTGATAGGGGACCGGTGGGGCGACGGAATCCCCGTTCCCGTTGACCGGAAGCTACTCGAGCGGGGCAGGGAACGTTACACGATCTACTGCCAGGTGTGTCATGGGGCGGCAGGTTACGGCGACGGCATTGCCACGCAATACGGGCTCGTTGGGCCGGCCAACTACCATGTCGACCGGCTTCGGCAAATGCCGGATGGAGAAATTTTTCATACCATCACCAAGGGGCGGGGTCTTATGCTGGGGTATGGGGCCAATCTTCCCATCGAAGACCGCTGGGCGATTGTGGCCTACCTGCGTGTGTTACAAAAAAGCCAGTTTACCCGGTGGGACGAATTATCCCCGGAGGAGCAGAAGCTTCTAAAGGAAAAGCCATGA
- a CDS encoding DUF3341 domain-containing protein yields MSDQSVTGELAGLRLYGLGARFESARELYQAAQVLRDRGFRRWDAYCPFPIHGMPEAMGLGKSWNSAFTLTGGILGLAFAFLGQVAASVPRPAWLHSVTSGKLLHLFYPLVLQGKPYLSLPAFVPVMFETTVLYAALATVVGVLVLNLLPRAYRPVFHWELFCRKATDDGFFLVIEASDPLFSEEETRRLLEELGGQDVTPIPW; encoded by the coding sequence ATGAGCGACCAATCGGTTACGGGAGAGCTTGCGGGTTTGCGGCTTTATGGTTTGGGAGCGCGCTTTGAAAGCGCGCGCGAGCTATACCAAGCAGCCCAGGTCCTTCGGGACCGGGGTTTCCGGCGATGGGATGCGTATTGTCCCTTTCCCATTCATGGGATGCCGGAAGCTATGGGGCTAGGCAAATCGTGGAATTCCGCGTTTACCCTGACAGGGGGAATCCTGGGTCTTGCCTTTGCCTTTCTCGGCCAGGTGGCGGCGTCGGTCCCCCGACCTGCCTGGTTACACTCGGTAACCAGTGGGAAACTTTTGCATCTTTTCTATCCCCTGGTGCTTCAGGGGAAACCTTACTTGAGCTTGCCGGCATTTGTGCCGGTGATGTTTGAGACGACCGTTTTGTACGCGGCGCTCGCAACGGTCGTTGGCGTACTGGTTTTGAATCTTTTACCCCGAGCCTACCGCCCTGTATTTCACTGGGAGCTTTTTTGCCGGAAGGCAACCGATGATGGGTTTTTCCTTGTGATCGAAGCTTCGGATCCCCTTTTTTCCGAGGAGGAGACGCGGCGGCTTTTGGAGGAGCTGGGGGGTCAGGATGTAACCCCCATTCCATGGTAA
- a CDS encoding cytochrome c oxidase subunit II, which produces MITKMLGLPPGASEHAGEIDFFLEVVHWFMLILFVFWLSLFLYCLFRFRAKAHPLPSYQGLTSGWPKWVEAMVVGVDALLLVAFAFPLWANRAGSGSFPRASEAVRVRAVAQQFSWLFHYPGPDGKFGRTSPFLIDATNPVGLDKTDPDGADDVVSFNELHLPVGKPVILEITAKDVIHNFDVIEMRIQQDAIPGTTIPIWFKPVREGNYEIACGQLCGAGHTFMRATLKVESETSFDNWMQGLEKLKGS; this is translated from the coding sequence ATGATTACTAAAATGCTTGGTTTGCCCCCGGGGGCTTCGGAACATGCCGGGGAAATCGATTTCTTTCTAGAAGTGGTTCACTGGTTTATGCTTATCCTTTTTGTCTTCTGGCTTTCACTGTTTCTTTACTGCCTTTTTCGTTTCCGGGCAAAAGCCCATCCTCTACCCAGCTACCAGGGGCTTACCTCAGGATGGCCAAAGTGGGTGGAGGCCATGGTGGTAGGGGTGGATGCTCTACTTCTGGTTGCGTTTGCGTTCCCGCTGTGGGCTAACCGGGCGGGTTCTGGATCTTTCCCGCGTGCCTCAGAAGCCGTGCGGGTACGGGCCGTGGCGCAGCAATTTAGCTGGCTCTTTCATTATCCGGGCCCAGATGGAAAGTTTGGTCGAACCAGTCCTTTTCTCATCGATGCAACCAATCCGGTCGGGCTGGATAAAACCGATCCGGACGGAGCCGATGATGTGGTCTCGTTTAACGAGTTGCATCTACCGGTAGGCAAACCTGTGATCCTGGAAATAACGGCCAAAGACGTGATTCATAACTTTGACGTAATCGAAATGCGGATCCAGCAGGATGCAATCCCGGGAACTACCATCCCTATCTGGTTTAAGCCGGTCCGGGAGGGGAACTACGAGATTGCGTGCGGGCAACTCTGCGGGGCGGGTCATACGTTTATGAGGGCAACACTTAAGGTCGAGTCCGAGACGAGTTTTGACAATTGGATGCAGGGTTTGGAAAAGCTTAAGGGGAGCTAA
- a CDS encoding aminotransferase class I/II-fold pyridoxal phosphate-dependent enzyme: MNISSLLRRSSKPVLRRIEEDLDTKLRLRYTPYYHAIDRVEGPWVWVEGRRMLMMSSNEYLGLSQHPRVIEAARRALQQWGTSPCGSRLANGSRKYHEELEEALASFLGKEACHVIVAGYLACQGSLAALARRGDLLLLDRSIHASLWDGALLGGCQIERFSHRELASLKEMLAAIPQDRPKIMAVDGVYSMEGHLAPLPELVCLGKTHGIFLVVDDAHGLGVFGREGRGVCDHFGLTQEVDLIVGSFSKSLASTGGFFAGSRGVIEYLRSHCRQIIFSAAVTPACAAAALEALEILQQEPEHREKLWENTRYYHRILKEAGFDFWESSSPAVPVVVGNREKCYFVWKSLWEEGFFTVLSIAPGVPPGRDLIRTAISSFHTPALLDSFVEALQRAFRKARVPLPSSCISSG, translated from the coding sequence GTGAACATTTCATCGCTTTTGCGTCGCTCCTCCAAGCCGGTTCTCCGGCGGATCGAAGAGGATCTTGATACGAAACTTCGGCTGCGTTACACGCCCTACTATCACGCGATCGATCGCGTTGAGGGGCCATGGGTATGGGTCGAGGGAAGGCGCATGCTCATGATGTCCTCGAATGAATATCTGGGATTGAGTCAGCACCCTAGGGTTATCGAGGCGGCCCGCCGTGCGCTGCAGCAATGGGGAACCAGTCCCTGCGGCTCCCGGCTCGCCAATGGGTCCCGCAAATACCATGAGGAGCTGGAAGAAGCTCTGGCGAGTTTTCTGGGCAAAGAGGCTTGTCATGTGATCGTGGCGGGGTATCTGGCGTGCCAAGGTAGCCTGGCTGCGCTGGCTCGAAGAGGAGATCTTCTCCTTTTGGATCGGAGCATCCATGCGTCTCTTTGGGACGGGGCTCTTTTGGGAGGATGCCAGATCGAACGGTTTTCCCATCGTGAGTTAGCTTCCCTCAAAGAAATGCTGGCGGCCATTCCGCAAGATCGACCCAAGATTATGGCCGTTGACGGGGTGTATTCCATGGAAGGACATCTGGCACCGTTGCCCGAACTGGTTTGCCTGGGGAAAACCCATGGGATTTTTCTTGTCGTGGACGATGCCCATGGTCTTGGAGTGTTTGGTCGAGAGGGACGGGGTGTCTGCGATCACTTTGGTCTAACCCAAGAGGTCGACTTGATCGTCGGCAGTTTTTCCAAATCGTTGGCAAGCACAGGGGGATTCTTTGCGGGGAGTCGCGGTGTGATCGAGTATCTTCGCAGCCATTGCCGGCAGATTATCTTTAGCGCCGCCGTGACACCGGCCTGTGCCGCCGCGGCCTTGGAAGCGCTCGAGATTCTCCAGCAAGAACCGGAGCACCGGGAGAAGCTTTGGGAAAATACCCGCTACTATCACCGCATCCTCAAGGAGGCGGGGTTTGATTTTTGGGAGAGCTCTAGCCCTGCAGTCCCCGTGGTCGTGGGGAACCGGGAGAAGTGCTACTTCGTTTGGAAGTCCCTCTGGGAGGAAGGGTTTTTTACGGTCTTATCCATTGCGCCTGGTGTTCCACCAGGGAGAGATCTCATTCGCACGGCGATCTCTTCCTTCCACACCCCGGCATTGTTGGACTCCTTCGTCGAGGCGCTGCAACGAGCCTTTCGAAAGGCCCGTGTACCGCTTCCTTCTTCCTGCATAAGCAGCGGGTAA